TAGCAATATATTAAATGATACATGTACATAAATAATTCTAAATATAAATTCTAAAAAGATGTTGTTACAATAACAAATTTTTATCGTTAATTATTTGTAGCGCAGGAGTGTTGGTGGTAGAGCAGGACTCTGGCAGGATAATGTCTGTTTAAACAAGGCTAAACCTCCCTGATCCTCACGCCTTGTTCCTCTTTCCCCCTCAGCCAGGTGAGGACTGCTCTGGACATGCAGCAGCCCTGGTCACTAGCACCAGTTTAATTTAGCAGCCCTGAGAAAAGTCCAATCTGGTTAGTCCCTGCTCTCAGAACCTTATCCCCTCCACTCCCCCATTTCACTAGCATTTCTTTCTGCACAAGCCACGGCCCACATTTCAACACAAACAGATGGGACAACAATTCCTCCCAGGTGTTTGAAAACACCCAAGTCACACTGAAGTTTCAACAAGCTGCACTGAAGTTGCCTTGTCTTGGGATGTTGTAGTCACCCTGGGACCATTTTGAAAATAAGATTACGTAGACTCTGAGTGGGTTTGAAGGGTCTGAATGCATCCCTGAGCTTGCATCTGCCACCGTAGGGATGCAGGCAGCATGTAAAGCATTGAAGCCATGCTTCTGACTGGGATTTTGGGGACTAAAATGATAAGCCTCGTGATGCTCATATCAGGAGATACTGCTGTGCTTCCCACATTCCCATCCTTTCAACCATGTTTTTCACATCCCTGATGGTTTTGAACTCTCAGCCGCCTTCTTTTGGAGCTCTCCTCAATAAAGCTAAGGATTTTATTACTGACTTAAATGGGGACACAGTTAAACCAGCAGGACTTTTGCTCAGCAAAGACTGATGCATACCTGGCTTGGTAGGCTCATCTCATTTTCATGCTGTAATTGCAGACTCATTGTGCAATAAGCTAAATGGGTGCTTCCACAAACAGATCTGCAGCCAAATGAGCAGAGACCAGCAAAACCAGGCCCTGAGGAAGGTGGGAATTGATCCTGATGCCGTATACAAGTATGAGAGTTTGTGGTTGCTTTGAATAGCCACAGGACGCTTGTCCCACTCACTCACATCATTCGTGTGCAGCATCCATGCTCACGTCCGTACTCCCACAGCGTCCCGTGGGAGAGCCCCGCTCTCCTGTATCCAGACAAGCTCAAGGTCTCCAACCAGGCCATCTGAATCACCCTTAAAATCACTCATCAATTTTCTCTAAGTTATTTATTAGACCAGAGGGCTGCTTCTGTCCTCTCAGTTACCTGAGGTGACGTTGCTCAGGAGCAATCCTGCAGAGCTGTCCTTATACCAGACATGTGTAGCGCTCCCCACACAGGGACAACTCATTccagcatttgggttttttagtgGGAATACACCTTGCCACATTGTGCCATGGTAGTTTTTATGCAAACTGTTATAATCTGACCAGTTCTTTCTGAAATTTACAGGCTAGAAGGAAAATGATGAAATTGTTACCTTTTTTCCAAAGTGGTCCTATTGGAATACGCAATGGATCAGAGGGTTGCATTGGTGCAAACAGGCAGCTTGAAAACCCTTCGACATCAGTAGCTGAGCAAGGCCCTGCCTGTCCTGAACCTTCTGGAGACGAGATCTGGTCCAGGGACCAGGAGAAGATGAGTGAAAGGCCAGAGGCAGCCTGCAGACCCTCACGTGCATCTTCCATCACGAGCAATGGGAGCTGCACCTCTTCTGGGGACAGCcctgaaaagggaaagaaaggaataaaggGAATCTTTACAAATGcacttaagaaaatgaaaaagatcaaGCCACCCAGTGGTAAGTGCTCCTCCATCCTCCTTGCACCACCTCATAGGCCATGGTTTCCTCTAGAGGGGCTGCACAAGGTGAAGAATTGTCCCCTTGAGAAACAAGGGCACCGACAGACTGAAGTGACTTGGCCAAGGAGCCTGAGGAAACATGGGTTGAGGGAGACACGACCTCAAGTCCTAGTCCTTTGGTACCAAGGGcacactccttgagaaactgCCAGTTTGCAGGTTTTCTGTCCAAAATGAAACTTATTTCTACCTCTCATGGGGGCACAGAGATCTGTGGGTAGGTGAGAAACCAAAGCTTACCTCTCTGCTCTGTTCCTCCATGAAACTACCACCCTGTGAAATCTCCTCTTCCCCCAGGGACAGCGGTGAGCAGCACGCGCAGGTATTTCCCGGGGCTGATATATAAACATACAGCTCCTCCAGTCATGGGCACTGTCCCTGCAGGGTGCTTAGAGAGGTAGAAAAGTATCTGCTCCGTGAAACCCAGAACTGGAGATGGAAGCGTCCTTTGGCACTTCCAAGGCTCACTTGCCACCTCAGGTGACATATCTTGTTACCTGATTCATAAACTTAGCAAGCTGTACCTTAAAATAAGTTCATTTTTTAGTCCTACCTTCTTTACTGGGGCCTCTTCCAAAGTCTCACTGGTTTAgtgcaaattatttcatttccagGCAAGCCTTTACCTGGCTAGTTGGCATCTCTTTCTCCATGTGCCAAATGTTTTCCCTAACTGGTGGTTTTCCTTCTCGGCCTTGAATTTGCTCAGCTGAATGAACTGAGTCTGCTGAAAACAGGCCCTTCGTGCCTTTGTTCTGACTGCCCCATTTCCCCATTcccaatgttttgttttgaaataaagcaaCCAGAATTGCAGAAAATATTCCAGACGAGATACCATTGATGCCTGGTACAATATGTTACTATTTTCCTATCTTAGCTGGACATTCCCCACTGGATACATCCTGCGGTCATATCTGACATTTTCACCATCATCTCACAGTAATGATTTACTAATTCTCCAGgcatctctcttcttcctccatctCTGGCTGATTCACATCCAGCTTGCAGCAGAAAATCCTATTTGTTACTAAGTAACCTTTGTTCTATTGAATTTGTATCTTATACTTTGTGCTATTGAATTTCAGCCCATTTACTATTCAAGTTATCCCGTTGTTCCTGTATCACACACCAAGCCCTCAGTTTCGATAATGTCTCTGAACTTTGTGTAATCAGCAGATGCCATTAGGGCACTCCCGGCTTTCATGCCACAGTCTCCAAGGAGAATATGAAGTAAGATGAGTTTCGTGAATAATGTAAGCTTTCTCCACCCAGGGTTCTCCATACAAACCTTACACACCTAACAAAACTTATTCTGGGTATAACGTCTCCAGTTTAACTAATAATTTCCCAGATTGCACCATATCGAGTAGTTCAGATAAAATAGTTCAATTGTATTTATCTTGCCTGCTAAATATGTCCTCCAAAAATATTTCGCAGGTCAGATTGTGCCAACCTATTTCTGGAACACCCATGTGGTATTTCCTCTAGCACATCTTATTTAGCTACATCTTTCCATCTACACCTTTTCTAAAGCCATGCTTCTGACTTGAGGTCATATTAATGTGAAGAGggataataaataaatagatagatagataaataaataaataaaactccaCAAATCTAAATTTAGGGGGAAAAATGCAGGTAGCTCATGAATAGCTGTCCATATGTAACACATTGGTGATGGGTATTTAGATTTCCATTTCCCCACTTAGAGGCAAGCTAGAAATAACctgatatttaaataaacaggAGAATTTTCTATATGGTGAAGGAGCCTAAGATCTAACATTATagaattataaacattttttttaaaaaagtattccagagccatcatttttttaaaaaaccagaaaTTCAAATCTTCACTACTGGGTAAAGAAAGGCTGTTCTTTTTTCACCAGTCAAACAAGTCATGGAACTCCTTGAAGAGCAAAAGCTTTGTGATGCTGCTCAGCATCTCATTGTCCTGGAGAAGAGCCTGTCTAGCAAAAGTGAGGAGGGACTGAACATCAGCCAGCAAGACGTTGAGTCCGTCTACGAAGTTCTGAAGCACAAAGTCTTCAGTATCTTGAAAGACTCCATACTGCTagcaaaaacaaacccagaactgctgcagcaggctgtagaggtgctgaaagagcaggagaaagaagatCAGAACTACACGTCAGAGAATCCACCTGACCAAAACATGCAATTTAGACCTAGAAAATGGAAAGACCTTTGGATGGCTACAGTAAAGGAGTCAGTAGAGACTCGAATGAAGGACACAAGCCATACTTCTAGAACTGAGAACCTCTCCACAGTTGGCCAGAACCTCCTGCACATGGGAAAGACAATGAAAGAAGATTTGACAGTAATTGTAAAGTACATTAAACAGCTTTATCCCCCTGAGTTTAATGTGTTCAGCACATATGCAGAACTCTACCACAATTATTTTGCATCCCAGGCGAAGAAAAATGCTGAGTCTCATCTGGAAGACAAGGATATTTACCTTCTCCTCTCATGGGTGCACAACATATATCCAAAGTAAGTGAGACTTTTACACATGTTTACCTCTGGTGATCAGCACAGGTTCACTGACTGCAAAACCGGGCATTTGCTTGATTTATGGATCAGTATCACTGGGAAGCGGTCTGGCACCTGGCTAGGTTTTGGTGTCATTGGCATCGTGCTGATGGCCAGGACAGTTGGAAGGGACACACTCAAGGATGCTAGTCTGTAAACCATGGGCTAACCCCACCATTCAGGCTTCTGGGCAACAGATATACACACAGATGTTTAGGGCTTCACTTCTGGCGTAAATTGGACAGGTTCATTGCCCTGATCTCTATTCCAGTTGCAGACCTGAACTAATTCTTGGAAAATTTGGGAATTTCAGCCCTCTGGACCAGACAGCAGCCAATAAATAGAACAACCTGAGATACAATTATCCTGGGCATGGAGGGTGTTGCTTAGGTGTTACCCACAGCCTATGCTCTCCTCCCAGTTAGGCAACCAAAGGGTGCATCTATGTGAGAGGACATCATCAGTCAAGGGTCACCCTTCATCCTCACTGGCCCTGTATGTTATAGAACTGAAAATATTCCTTGTTGTGGCTTATAGTACTGGATGGAGAATTGAGAGCTCTCATTTCTTGGGTGAAAACCAGTAAATACACcagcagcatttcttctgttGTTCTAAAGCCATTCAATCTTCACCTCcactttttccttctcatgtttCACTGGCAGAGTATAATGAGTCAGTGCTGATGCTGGAAGTTTTCCAGAGCCAGCGCTGTGCTCTAGGTCAGGATATTCAGGCCTGAACCAGCGTGTGTTTGGAAATCAGTAGCTGCGAGGAGCACGGCTCAGCCACAGCAGCGCAGCCTGGTACTGGGGACGGTGTTGGCCATGGCAGCGGCTGCTTTGCAGTGTGTTCCCAGAGGCCACGTCCAGGTGTCTGCTGAGGGAACACCGTCTCCATAGCCGGCAGTGAAGGgagcagtgaggaggaggaagaggaggaggaggagggttgcACAACAGCCTGGCCCCAGCTTCCAGTGTCATATCAGAAACAGCCCATGTGTGGGAAGCACGGCGGTGTACCCATGTGGAGCTGGGTGATGTGCAAACACGGGGCTCAGGCGATGTTCAGGGTTATTCTCTGCAGCTCCAGAAGGAGAGGCTGCTTCCAAGtcagccccccccaaaccaagTGCTGGCCTGAGCCACCCACAGCTGGCAGGTCCCTTCCCTCAAAGCTGCTGAGGAGCACCTGGCTCAGCCAGCATGCGGTGGGGATGTGACAGCAGGATATGAAACCACCCACCCCATTCCCAGTTAGCCACAAAATGCCAGCTTTTCATCTGACCACCTCTATAGATGGAGAGAGGTCGTGTCCTGGGGCTAGATGCTTCGGTTCCCCCATCCCCATCAGAGCTCAGTGGCCATTGTTCAGGAGCTCGGCAGAACATGACTCCATTCCCCAGCATTGCTTGGGCTCCCACCCTCACAGGTCTCACCCCTGGCTCAGATTCAACTCCTCCAAGTCCTGCCTGGACTAAGGACAATATACATTTCCATCTGTTTTTTCACTGATAGCCTCAAAAAGCGTCAGTGATTTTCATCAACAGCTGTCTTGCATTACACTGCCCTTGGAAAATGTGATTGTTTGGCTTTTTCATTCCAGAGATATGAGAAAAGATCATGCTTTAGCCGAGGAGTTGGAAAAAGTTAAGCTTGGAAGCCTTTTGCCATCAAGTCTGAGCAAAGAACTTGAAAAGAAATACCTTGACAGTGAAGAGGTGAGAATCTGTTCAGTCCCCCCTCTTCCCTTTACTACTCCCATATGACCCCTCGGAGGAGCTCTGACTTGTCCTGCACACATACTTCTCACCTATGAGCCACACACCCTTCCAGAGACAAGCAAAAGCAAGAATGCTATTGTTTCTTTTGGGGGGACAGGTCGACTTGCTGCTAGATGGGACTTGCAGAGCGAACTTGATAGCCCTGTGAGCCATCAGAAAAGAACTGCTCTGTTTTTGCAAACCTTGTGGTAGGAAGGCGGGGAAAAATCCCACAACAAATCTTTATGGGTAATTTTCCAGTTATCTGTTAAATCCCCAGAGGGATTTATGCTCCCTCTCGCGGATGATGGATTCAGAATTACTTCTGGTCTCTGCAGCAGTGCCAGACCTTGGGTGAGCGCAAAGCATACAGGTCTGGtcttgaaaaatctgtttctttgaTGGAGAATTGCCTGTTCTGCAGAACATAACAGTTGCTCTGGTTTTTGGATCACTCTTGCCTTAATGGAAACAAGAAGCAACTTTTACAGTACTCCCAGATCTTAGGGCTTTTGGCATTTGGGGCTGGAATTCCTGGAAAATGAGAAGACAAGTTCCAGATTTAGCTGTAGCCTGTGATGATTTGCATATGGGAAGCGGTGGGTGTGAGGGCTGCAAGGCGCATGAACAAGGCACCTGGAGATCAGAAATATAGGCCAGCCACCGTACAGATCGTTTCCAAAGCCTTGCTGCACAGTGTGCACACaagaggggctggggcagagaaaacctgagaacattttgtttcacttCCCAATGCTCGTAAGATGTCAGAAGGGCTCATGAAAAGCGATTGCAAAACCAGGCCCAGAGGGTAGCACTAAGTGTGACACACAGGCAGTGCGTGGCTGGGGGAATTTGGGCTCCGGCACGCGTAGCTGCCTGTAACCTTCTTATCCAccgctcccctcccctgccctccagaCCACCACTGACGTGGTGGGGTGGCGGGCAGGTACGTGGATCTTGGTCTTCATTCCTACCCTGAAATATTCAACTCGCTATTGCATAGGTGGatattgggggagggggagggtccTTGCTGCCGTGAAGTGGTGGGAAAGGCATCTCATGACAAAGAGCCTTAATTTCTCAGCCAGGGCCAAGGAAAAAGTCTGCTGAGCCAGACAAACGGTGGGTGGGCGAGTAAAACCTGCATAAGGCAGGAGCTGCTACATCCGCTTTGTGGTAAatgctgttgttcttccttcccTAAAGGCTACTATCAAAAATTCACTGAGCAAATGTTTAGATAAAGAAATTCAAAGATGGAAAGAAGACAAAGAACCGGAGAAACTAAATGGGCATTTTCAGAGTGAACTACTAGCAATATTTGTTATCCAGGTAATACagatatatatgaaaaataaacaattgCATCCTGCACATATTTAGGCTTTGAGAGCAGCTATGGTCAATGCAGGAAAGCAAAACGCCAAGTCACTGGTGTAGGGCAGTAGTAGAGGTAGGTGGTACAGGGGAGCCCATACCCACGGTCTGGCATGGTCCTGGTCTACCACGTGCTGGAAACAAACTCCTCTATAAGCAAAACGAGCAGGAAAGCTGCCTTGGTTTCTCCCTGTGCAGTCTCTTCTGCACCCCTAGCCAACACCAAGCCACTAGGTGCTGGGTAATGTAACAGCAGAGAGACCAGAGACAGGTTTCGCCGAGTGAGGAAGCAGCACGGTGCTGTTGCCTTGCTTGCTCCCGGGGAAACTGTCACGGGCAGAGCGCTCCAAGC
This region of Accipiter gentilis chromosome 25, bAccGen1.1, whole genome shotgun sequence genomic DNA includes:
- the TNFAIP2 gene encoding tumor necrosis factor alpha-induced protein 2 isoform X2; its protein translation is MMKLLPFFQSGPIGIRNGSEGCIGANRQLENPSTSVAEQGPACPEPSGDEIWSRDQEKMSERPEAACRPSRASSITSNGSCTSSGDSPEKGKKGIKGIFTNALKKMKKIKPPSVKQVMELLEEQKLCDAAQHLIVLEKSLSSKSEEGLNISQQDVESVYEVLKHKVFSILKDSILLAKTNPELLQQAVEVLKEQEKEDQNYTSENPPDQNMQFRPRKWKDLWMATVKESVETRMKDTSHTSRTENLSTVGQNLLHMGKTMKEDLTVIVKYIKQLYPPEFNVFSTYAELYHNYFASQAKKNAESHLEDKDIYLLLSWVHNIYPKDMRKDHALAEELEKVKLGSLLPSSLSKELEKKYLDSEEATIKNSLSKCLDKEIQRWKEDKEPEKLNGHFQSELLAIFVIQSIYSGQKRAKDISAAVGEELSDRLWKELPAFLKSYKDAFEDFKEKSKKHRYYKAILIANINNCWNFRDYAEKNMAETDYNKASILSTLSDIENSGFDVLLQQLFAQLKPIYKKFTENKWDSSNEIMNEIIKTTSKHISDFRTLKDPFYHAIMEKIHTRLVKEYIVRLLKRKVSLKTPAQQQNLAQHISKNAADLEAFCTSNQKAPGSIPVHQSQFVTQ
- the TNFAIP2 gene encoding tumor necrosis factor alpha-induced protein 2 isoform X1, which gives rise to MMKLLPFFQSGPIGIRNGSEGCIGANRQLENPSTSVAEQGPACPEPSGDEIWSRDQEKMSERPEAACRPSRASSITSNGSCTSSGDSPEKGKKGIKGIFTNALKKMKKIKPPSVKQVMELLEEQKLCDAAQHLIVLEKSLSSKSEEGLNISQQDVESVYEVLKHKVFSILKDSILLAKTNPELLQQAVEVLKEQEKEDQNYTSENPPDQNMQFRPRKWKDLWMATVKESVETRMKDTSHTSRTENLSTVGQNLLHMGKTMKEDLTVIVKYIKQLYPPEFNVFSTYAELYHNYFASQAKKNAESHLEDKDIYLLLSWVHNIYPKDMRKDHALAEELEKVKLGSLLPSSLSKELEKKYLDSEEATIKNSLSKCLDKEIQRWKEDKEPEKLNGHFQSELLAIFVIQSIYSGQKRAKDISAAVGEELSDRLWKELPAFLKSYKDAFEDFKEKSKKHRYYKAILIANINNCWNFRDYAEKNMAETDYNKASILSTLSDIENSGFDVLLQQLFAQLKPIYKKFTENKWDSSNEIMNEIIKTTSKHISDFRTLKDPFYHAIMEKIHTRLVKEYIVRLLKRKVSLKTPAQQQNLAQHISKNAADLEAFCTSNGSQATWLNSALPKLAEIIRLQDLGAIKIEVATLATTYPDIRKRHLEAFLYIKANLSRSELKSILGYLADSTASTPPGAPLFSNINVS